In the Chlorobium limicola DSM 245 genome, one interval contains:
- the istA gene encoding IS21 family transposase, which translates to MYNKVKEFAREGLSIRQISRKTGMDRVTVRKFLRMTDEEFSAFLALQKRRLRKLQPYEQFVKDRVTDYPDCSATQVEDWLKEHHPDFPEVTTRTIYSFVQWIRKTYDLPKPKGTPRAYHPVEQLPYGEQAQVDFGEYWMASADEHNVKVHFMIMLLSRSRRKFVSFSQQPITTRFVLEAHEQAFAFFEGIPHTLVYDQDSTIVSDENRGAILYTEAFRKYLLHRSLKIHLCRKSDPESKGKIEAGVKYVKYNFLPGRRFVNLEVLNQEALLWLERTANAKEHATTRLIPEAEWQVEKQHLRPFEPLPYPISGPVGKEYHVRKDNTISYRGNFYSLPVGTYAGPGTLVVLEVRQNTLCLYAHDGRLLANHPIKSGKGTVVVNNHHRRDTSAKRRELQDSLKPLFTNQEQAELFLESIHNRYPRYSRDQFLHVRNTISGCRQKLIDEALAYCVDHHLFSSGEFHDILHHYRKREEKQSHPTVSNTFRPKTRRSDLNRMLSFVPDSSTITTYETIFSC; encoded by the coding sequence ATGTACAACAAAGTTAAGGAATTTGCCCGAGAAGGATTAAGCATCCGTCAAATCAGCCGAAAGACGGGCATGGACAGAGTGACGGTGCGCAAGTTTCTCCGCATGACCGATGAGGAATTCAGTGCGTTTCTTGCTCTGCAGAAGCGGCGCCTGCGAAAATTGCAGCCTTATGAACAGTTCGTCAAGGATAGGGTTACCGACTATCCTGACTGCAGTGCAACTCAAGTTGAAGACTGGCTGAAGGAGCATCACCCGGACTTTCCAGAGGTAACGACTCGAACGATCTATTCTTTTGTCCAGTGGATCCGAAAAACCTATGATCTTCCAAAACCGAAAGGAACCCCTCGTGCCTATCATCCGGTCGAGCAACTTCCTTACGGAGAGCAGGCGCAGGTTGATTTCGGTGAGTACTGGATGGCGAGTGCTGATGAACACAACGTGAAGGTTCACTTCATGATTATGCTGCTCTCCCGAAGCCGCAGGAAGTTTGTCAGCTTCAGCCAGCAACCGATTACGACCCGTTTTGTGCTTGAAGCTCATGAACAGGCATTTGCCTTTTTTGAGGGCATACCGCACACACTGGTTTATGATCAGGACTCAACCATTGTTTCCGATGAGAACCGGGGTGCCATCCTTTATACGGAGGCGTTCAGGAAGTACCTGTTGCACCGCAGTCTGAAGATCCATCTCTGTCGGAAAAGCGATCCGGAAAGCAAAGGGAAAATCGAAGCCGGCGTCAAATATGTGAAGTACAACTTCCTGCCGGGGCGACGCTTCGTCAATCTTGAAGTCCTGAACCAGGAAGCGTTGCTCTGGCTTGAACGAACGGCCAATGCCAAAGAACATGCCACAACGCGGCTGATACCTGAGGCAGAATGGCAGGTGGAAAAACAGCATCTTCGTCCTTTTGAGCCCTTACCCTATCCGATTTCCGGGCCTGTCGGTAAAGAGTACCATGTACGCAAAGACAACACAATCTCGTATCGAGGGAATTTCTATAGCCTGCCGGTCGGCACCTATGCAGGGCCGGGGACACTGGTTGTGCTGGAAGTCAGGCAGAACACCCTTTGTCTCTATGCTCATGACGGCAGGTTGCTGGCCAATCACCCGATTAAGAGCGGCAAAGGTACCGTGGTGGTCAACAACCACCACCGACGCGATACTTCCGCCAAACGGCGAGAGTTGCAGGACTCGCTCAAGCCGCTTTTCACCAATCAGGAACAGGCGGAACTGTTTCTTGAAAGCATCCACAACCGTTATCCCCGGTACAGTCGGGACCAGTTCCTGCATGTACGCAATACCATCAGCGGATGCCGGCAGAAGCTGATAGATGAGGCCCTCGCATACTGTGTCGATCATCATCTCTTTTCATCCGGTGAGTTCCATGATATCCTGCACCATTACCGAAAGCGGGAAGAAAAACAGAGTCATCCGACGGTCTCCAACACCTTCCGCCCGAAAACACGCCGAAGCGACCTGAACAGGATGCTCTCGTTCGTGCCGGACAGCAGTACCATAACCACCTATGAAACCATTTTCAGCTGTTAA
- the istB gene encoding IS21-like element helper ATPase IstB encodes MERTITTIQEHARELNLTGLAGSVDLLLEEARKSEPSYSDFALTLLETEISCRRKAHLERRRKAANLPLLHDLDHYDSGVQNGISQVQLRQLRQLLWLDQNYNLILIGPSGTGKSYLAGGLCHEALKLGYHALFRTMDELIQTIRFKDVTTAAAREYKRLVHAHLLVIDDIMMFPIEKSVAVGLFQLINQLHEQTSFIITTNKNPKEWAEMLGDEVLATALLDRLLYKCEVIKLTGKSYRLEHRTTIFEQQQPAEGGATRKKSNYRFKKS; translated from the coding sequence ATGGAAAGAACCATTACCACCATACAGGAACACGCCCGGGAACTCAACCTCACCGGGCTGGCAGGAAGCGTAGATCTCCTGCTCGAAGAAGCGCGCAAAAGCGAACCATCCTATAGCGATTTTGCGCTGACCCTGCTCGAAACTGAAATCTCCTGCCGACGGAAAGCTCATCTTGAACGGCGCCGGAAAGCAGCCAACCTGCCGTTGCTCCATGACCTTGATCATTATGACTCGGGAGTGCAGAACGGGATCAGCCAAGTCCAGCTCCGGCAGTTACGGCAACTCCTCTGGCTCGACCAGAACTACAACCTGATCCTTATCGGGCCAAGCGGCACCGGCAAAAGCTATCTTGCCGGCGGGCTCTGCCATGAAGCCCTCAAACTCGGTTATCACGCACTGTTCCGGACTATGGATGAACTCATCCAGACCATCAGGTTCAAAGATGTTACAACGGCGGCTGCAAGGGAGTACAAGCGATTAGTGCATGCGCACCTGCTGGTTATCGACGATATCATGATGTTCCCGATTGAAAAAAGTGTAGCTGTCGGTCTGTTCCAGCTCATCAACCAGCTGCATGAACAGACATCATTCATCATTACCACCAACAAAAATCCGAAAGAGTGGGCAGAGATGCTTGGCGACGAGGTTCTTGCTACGGCGCTGCTTGATCGGCTGCTCTACAAATGCGAAGTCATCAAACTTACCGGTAAAAGCTACCGGCTCGAACACCGTACAACCATCTTCGAACAACAGCAACCGGCGGAAGGAGGCGCCACACGCAAAAAAAGCAACTATCGCTTCAAAAAGTCGTAG
- a CDS encoding DUF2283 domain-containing protein, whose amino-acid sequence MKVKYFDDTDTAYIELLDRPVFETREISENILIDVDEKGNLVSMTIEHAKENAGLWEFSYQEIPHRETA is encoded by the coding sequence ATGAAAGTAAAATATTTTGATGATACTGATACTGCGTATATTGAATTACTTGACAGGCCAGTGTTTGAAACTCGTGAGATCAGTGAAAATATACTGATTGATGTGGACGAGAAGGGGAATCTTGTCAGTATGACAATTGAGCATGCCAAGGAAAATGCAGGGTTATGGGAGTTCTCTTATCAGGAGATACCGCATCGGGAAACAGCATGA
- a CDS encoding transposase: MPRGPRLDAPGTLHHVIIRGIERGSIVRDDTDRKTFLDRMGLQARGSGTSIYAFALMTNHAHILLKSGPAGISTFMRRLLTGYAQYFNRRHTRVGHLFQNRYKSIICEEEAYFDKLVAYIHLNPLRAGLVESFEELARYPWCGHAVLLNRVRYDWMDRDYVLLFFGQKEGPARKAYLQFLEEELGVDREKELSGGGFVRSQGGWSKVQSMRRRGEKALGDERILGGDEFVKEVLKEAEERRDVLLPEHERLHLLDDDIERACRDAGVTPVFLRSGSKAGKLPSLRKELARKALLEYGMSLAETVRQLGVTANAVSYMLKPQ; the protein is encoded by the coding sequence ATGCCGCGAGGGCCGAGACTTGACGCTCCGGGAACCCTGCATCATGTGATTATTCGGGGGATAGAGCGGGGCAGCATTGTTCGTGACGATACTGATCGGAAAACGTTTCTCGACCGCATGGGACTGCAGGCCAGGGGCTCGGGTACCAGCATCTACGCATTCGCCCTCATGACGAACCATGCGCATATTCTTCTGAAAAGCGGTCCGGCTGGCATCTCCACCTTCATGCGCCGCCTGCTGACCGGTTATGCCCAGTATTTCAACCGCCGACATACGCGGGTCGGGCACCTGTTCCAGAATCGCTACAAATCCATTATCTGCGAAGAGGAAGCGTACTTCGACAAGCTGGTGGCGTACATCCATCTCAATCCGTTGCGGGCAGGACTGGTCGAATCGTTCGAAGAGCTTGCACGGTATCCTTGGTGCGGCCATGCCGTGCTGCTGAACAGGGTCCGGTACGACTGGATGGATCGGGACTACGTGCTGCTGTTTTTCGGTCAGAAGGAGGGGCCGGCACGGAAGGCGTATCTGCAGTTTCTCGAAGAGGAACTCGGTGTCGATCGGGAAAAGGAGTTGTCGGGAGGCGGATTCGTGCGATCGCAGGGCGGATGGTCGAAGGTGCAGTCCATGCGCAGGCGGGGCGAGAAAGCTCTTGGCGACGAGCGGATTCTCGGCGGAGACGAGTTCGTGAAGGAGGTGCTGAAGGAGGCTGAAGAGCGCAGGGATGTACTGCTGCCGGAACACGAGCGGCTGCACTTGCTCGATGATGATATCGAGCGTGCGTGCAGGGATGCCGGCGTCACCCCGGTTTTCCTCCGCTCCGGGAGCAAGGCTGGCAAGCTGCCGTCCCTGAGAAAAGAGCTTGCAAGGAAAGCCCTGCTGGAGTACGGCATGTCGCTTGCTGAAACAGTAAGACAGCTCGGTGTGACTGCCAATGCCGTGAGCTATATGCTCAAGCCGCAATGA
- a CDS encoding ATP-binding protein produces MQSRSTRNCTREFHEPGGEFLLLDEIHKYSDWASHIKSMYESLPELRIVFSGSSLLQISKEKADLIRRAIIFNLHGLSLREYINLNSRRKCNHGRHKSMKKRGLCANNPLFLP; encoded by the coding sequence ATCCAGTCTCGCTCCACGCGGAATTGTACAAGGGAATTTCATGAACCTGGCGGCGAGTTCCTGCTGCTCGATGAAATCCACAAATATTCCGACTGGGCGAGTCACATCAAATCGATGTACGAATCACTCCCTGAGCTGCGTATTGTTTTTTCAGGCTCAAGCCTCCTGCAGATTTCCAAAGAGAAAGCCGACCTGATCCGAAGGGCAATCATCTTCAACCTTCATGGACTCTCGCTCCGTGAGTATATCAACCTGAATTCCCGGAGAAAATGTAACCATGGTCGCCACAAATCAATGAAAAAAAGAGGGTTATGTGCAAATAACCCTCTTTTTTTGCCTTAA
- a CDS encoding thiol-disulfide oxidoreductase DCC family protein, whose amino-acid sequence MHKSFAALPDNIVIFDGVCNLCEFSVNFIFERDTAGHFSFTPAQSPLGASLLKHFGLNTSRLDTVVLVRGERAFTRSAAAIEIASGLDMPWNLLAVFKAVPEPLRDMMYDLIAQNRYQMFGKKEECMLPSEELRRRFLEQLPG is encoded by the coding sequence ATGCATAAGTCCTTTGCCGCTCTTCCTGATAACATCGTCATTTTTGACGGTGTCTGCAATCTATGCGAATTTTCGGTGAATTTTATTTTTGAGCGCGATACCGCCGGGCATTTCTCTTTCACGCCAGCCCAGTCTCCTCTTGGCGCTTCGTTACTCAAGCATTTCGGCCTCAACACTTCGCGACTTGACACCGTTGTTCTTGTCAGGGGTGAGCGCGCCTTCACCCGTAGCGCCGCAGCCATTGAAATCGCCTCCGGACTCGACATGCCGTGGAATCTGCTCGCCGTATTCAAGGCGGTTCCCGAACCCCTGCGGGATATGATGTACGATCTGATAGCGCAGAACCGGTATCAGATGTTCGGGAAAAAAGAGGAATGCATGTTGCCGTCCGAAGAGTTGCGCAGGCGTTTTCTCGAGCAACTGCCGGGATAA
- a CDS encoding class I SAM-dependent methyltransferase yields MSDNTSGGFFAYLNWLLNPFHGLETTEVYDLIGTTALTEHRLYLNLGYWRHADTIDEASEALALLVAERGGMAAGDVVLDCGYGFGDQDILWARSMKPEKIIGLNITRSQVERARKNVADAGFGKSIDLREGSATEMPIANESIDLVVSLESAFHYRSREDFFREAYRVLRPGGRLVTADIVPTKHAGNPFRRMEQWISWSLVAGKFNIPQENYYLIPSYTSKLLIAGFVGIDIKSIRDDVYRPLHEFLSRDQTFVRKLPPVARMLAKSALRQSAERVYAGLDYILSYAEKPEKSG; encoded by the coding sequence ATGTCAGACAACACCTCAGGTGGTTTTTTTGCATATCTCAACTGGCTTCTCAATCCGTTCCACGGACTGGAGACGACGGAAGTCTATGATCTGATTGGTACCACCGCTCTTACCGAGCACAGGTTGTATCTGAATCTTGGCTACTGGCGGCATGCCGATACCATTGATGAGGCCAGTGAAGCGCTTGCTCTTCTGGTGGCGGAACGGGGCGGTATGGCGGCAGGTGATGTGGTGCTGGATTGCGGGTATGGCTTTGGCGACCAGGATATCCTCTGGGCAAGGAGCATGAAACCTGAAAAAATCATCGGGCTGAATATCACAAGGTCTCAGGTAGAACGTGCCCGGAAAAATGTTGCGGATGCAGGGTTCGGGAAGTCGATAGATTTAAGGGAAGGTTCGGCAACAGAGATGCCCATTGCCAATGAATCCATCGATCTGGTTGTTTCCCTGGAAAGCGCTTTTCACTACAGGAGCCGTGAGGATTTTTTCAGGGAGGCGTATCGGGTGTTGCGACCGGGTGGAAGGCTGGTGACGGCCGACATTGTCCCGACCAAACACGCCGGCAATCCCTTCAGGCGGATGGAGCAATGGATTTCATGGAGTCTTGTGGCCGGTAAGTTCAATATTCCGCAGGAAAACTACTATCTGATTCCGTCATACACCAGCAAGCTCCTGATCGCCGGATTCGTCGGTATCGACATCAAATCAATACGCGACGATGTCTACCGGCCTCTTCATGAGTTTCTGTCAAGAGATCAGACGTTTGTCAGGAAGCTGCCTCCGGTTGCCAGGATGCTTGCAAAATCAGCATTGCGTCAGTCTGCGGAGCGCGTCTATGCCGGCCTGGACTATATTCTGTCTTATGCGGAAAAGCCTGAGAAATCCGGGTGA
- a CDS encoding Txe/YoeB family addiction module toxin, producing the protein MGKYSIIVTRRADIDLKHWRQSGNKSVQRKIEKIFNELREHPTTGTGKPEQLKGELSKYWSRRLNKKDRLIYRIDDNVVIVYILSLCGHYDDR; encoded by the coding sequence ATGGGAAAATATTCCATAATCGTAACCCGAAGGGCCGACATCGATCTTAAACACTGGCGTCAGAGCGGGAACAAGTCCGTTCAGCGCAAAATCGAAAAAATCTTCAACGAACTTCGGGAACATCCAACGACAGGAACCGGGAAACCGGAACAGCTCAAAGGAGAGCTGTCGAAATACTGGTCGAGAAGACTGAACAAAAAAGACCGGCTCATCTATCGCATCGACGACAACGTTGTCATCGTTTACATCCTTTCCCTCTGCGGTCATTACGATGACAGGTAA
- a CDS encoding Lcl domain-containing protein, producing MKPITKKLFNRVWMALLLAGLSMVSVTASLSANTYKIGDIHGGGKVAYIFQPGDSGYVEGQQHGLIAAEADISTEYKDGWDNDTHTGVYVWSTGQYKVTSNNDYAYHEITTTGTAIGDGAGNTMKILAKYPIAIYPNSAAAVAHEYRGGGYSDWFLPSMNELKQLYLNKGLVGGFADFIYWSSSEMSSSAAWYYIFVNGLLSDSVKSYYKRVRPVRVF from the coding sequence ATGAAACCTATTACAAAAAAACTCTTTAACAGAGTCTGGATGGCGTTGCTGCTTGCAGGACTGAGTATGGTCTCGGTTACAGCAAGTTTATCTGCGAATACCTATAAAATTGGCGATATTCATGGAGGGGGTAAAGTTGCCTACATTTTTCAGCCAGGTGACTCTGGTTATGTTGAAGGCCAACAGCACGGTCTGATCGCTGCTGAAGCTGATATCAGCACTGAATATAAAGACGGATGGGATAACGATACACACACAGGGGTTTATGTCTGGAGTACCGGCCAGTATAAGGTAACCAGCAACAATGATTATGCCTATCATGAAATTACCACTACTGGCACAGCTATTGGTGACGGCGCGGGTAATACGATGAAAATATTAGCAAAATATCCAATTGCAATCTATCCCAATAGCGCAGCGGCAGTTGCACATGAATATCGTGGAGGTGGCTATAGCGACTGGTTCCTGCCAAGCATGAACGAGCTGAAACAGCTCTATCTGAATAAAGGTCTTGTTGGTGGTTTTGCGGATTTCATCTACTGGAGCTCGTCCGAGATGAGTTCAAGTGCTGCCTGGTACTATATTTTTGTCAATGGTCTCCTGAGTGATAGCGTTAAAAGCTACTACAAACGAGTTCGACCAGTGCGAGTTTTTTAA
- a CDS encoding GlsB/YeaQ/YmgE family stress response membrane protein has product MSLLWFLLIGLAAGWLAGQIMKGGGSGLLGDLVVGVIGALLGGFLFGLLGIYTGGLLGSLITATIGAIVLIALLRLIRR; this is encoded by the coding sequence ATGTCTCTTCTATGGTTTCTGCTTATCGGACTTGCCGCCGGATGGCTTGCAGGCCAGATCATGAAAGGCGGAGGATCCGGCCTCCTGGGCGACCTGGTCGTAGGTGTGATCGGAGCGCTGCTCGGAGGCTTTCTCTTCGGACTGCTTGGCATCTACACCGGTGGACTTCTCGGCAGCCTCATTACCGCAACCATCGGAGCTATCGTGCTGATAGCCCTCCTCCGCCTGATAAGGCGCTGA
- a CDS encoding transglutaminase family protein, whose translation MILKVEHTTLFEYVSPIYETATEVRLEPASNGINTLQRCVNFNLLLNPEATIFEYTDFYGNKVHHFNILQSHKRVEITATSVVETVPGSEGIEEQNEIYLMDFCCESRYVHFDTAIRNVAEPFRGMKNLYQQALDICRHINATFRYEPGVTDVHSTSAVVMALGRGVCQDFAHIMIAVCRNLGIPARYVSGYLYGGTSTPDGRDEASHAWCEIYCGPGKGWIGFDPTHSTLLVDERYIKIGSGRDYDDVPPVRGTYKGTSSEKLSVAVRVSSLEPTAAVFQFSPV comes from the coding sequence ATGATACTCAAGGTTGAACATACGACACTTTTCGAATACGTCTCCCCTATATACGAAACAGCTACTGAAGTTCGTCTGGAGCCGGCAAGCAACGGCATAAATACCCTGCAGCGCTGTGTCAATTTCAACCTCCTGCTCAATCCCGAAGCCACCATTTTCGAATACACCGACTTTTACGGAAACAAGGTTCATCACTTCAATATTCTGCAAAGCCATAAACGGGTGGAAATCACCGCGACATCCGTTGTTGAAACCGTTCCCGGATCTGAGGGAATTGAGGAACAGAACGAGATTTACCTTATGGATTTCTGCTGCGAAAGCCGCTACGTACATTTCGATACGGCTATCCGCAATGTTGCGGAACCCTTCAGGGGCATGAAAAACCTCTATCAGCAGGCACTCGATATCTGCCGTCACATCAACGCCACTTTCCGCTATGAACCCGGAGTAACCGACGTACACAGCACAAGTGCCGTCGTCATGGCACTCGGTCGGGGAGTCTGCCAGGATTTTGCCCATATCATGATTGCGGTCTGCCGCAACCTCGGCATTCCGGCCCGCTACGTCAGCGGCTATCTTTACGGAGGCACGAGCACTCCGGACGGGCGTGACGAAGCAAGCCATGCCTGGTGTGAAATCTACTGCGGTCCGGGCAAAGGATGGATCGGTTTCGATCCGACCCACAGCACCCTGCTGGTCGATGAACGATACATCAAAATCGGTTCAGGCCGCGACTACGACGACGTTCCACCGGTAAGAGGCACCTACAAGGGCACCTCTTCCGAAAAACTCAGCGTTGCCGTCCGGGTCAGCTCGCTCGAACCCACGGCAGCCGTCTTTCAATTCTCTCCGGTCTGA
- a CDS encoding alpha-E domain-containing protein → MLSRVAESLFWMSRYVERAENTARFLEVNFNLLLDLNDIAIVDHPNYWNPLIRVSGDPDNFVEHYTEYNAHTVTDYLVFNRQNSNSINSSIGMARENARSIIDSISSEMWEQINNLYHFLQSMTPQQVHNDPFTFYKEIKNASHLFQGITDNIFSRTEGWDFIQIGKYLERADNAARLIDVKYHMLMPKNGIEHDPVLDSFDTIQWMAVLKSCSALEAFRKVFLSKIDPENILGFLVLDRTFPRSIAFSVCAAQEALWRISGSSRHRYANNADRLIGKMEAELSYTTVDDMYRKGLHDFLVDIEHGLIRIGEQIHLLYFAYHTPKIEPHDISEALPFTGIAGGRANWSQSQQQQQ, encoded by the coding sequence ATGCTAAGCCGTGTTGCCGAATCGCTTTTCTGGATGAGCCGCTATGTCGAGCGGGCTGAAAACACCGCGAGATTTCTTGAGGTCAATTTCAACCTGTTGCTGGATCTGAACGATATTGCCATAGTCGATCATCCTAACTACTGGAACCCGCTTATTCGGGTCTCAGGAGATCCGGATAACTTCGTCGAGCATTATACGGAGTATAACGCCCATACGGTTACCGATTATCTGGTCTTCAACCGCCAGAACAGCAACTCCATCAACTCTTCAATCGGAATGGCCAGGGAGAATGCCCGAAGCATTATAGACAGCATATCGAGCGAAATGTGGGAGCAGATCAACAATCTCTACCATTTCCTGCAGAGCATGACTCCGCAGCAGGTTCACAACGATCCCTTCACGTTCTACAAAGAGATCAAGAACGCATCACACCTGTTTCAGGGGATCACCGACAATATCTTTTCCAGAACCGAAGGATGGGATTTCATCCAGATCGGAAAGTATCTTGAACGGGCCGATAACGCGGCAAGGCTCATCGACGTCAAATATCACATGCTTATGCCGAAAAACGGCATTGAACATGATCCGGTGCTCGATTCGTTCGACACCATCCAGTGGATGGCTGTATTGAAAAGCTGCAGTGCACTTGAAGCCTTCAGAAAAGTCTTCCTGTCAAAAATCGATCCGGAAAACATTCTCGGGTTTCTGGTGCTTGACCGTACGTTTCCCCGCAGCATAGCCTTTTCAGTCTGTGCCGCCCAGGAAGCTCTGTGGAGGATTTCCGGGAGTTCCCGGCACCGCTACGCCAACAACGCTGATCGGCTGATCGGCAAAATGGAAGCGGAACTCAGTTACACCACCGTTGACGATATGTACAGAAAAGGACTCCATGACTTTCTTGTCGATATCGAACACGGACTCATCAGAATCGGAGAACAGATTCATCTGCTTTATTTTGCCTATCACACTCCGAAAATCGAACCTCATGATATATCCGAAGCACTCCCCTTCACCGGTATCGCCGGAGGCCGGGCCAACTGGAGCCAGTCGCAGCAGCAACAGCAATAA
- a CDS encoding circularly permuted type 2 ATP-grasp protein, with product MISLFERYEACPDRFFDEVLLPEGKPREHYDKMIHRFGQFSTEDIRTRRQVVNVFFRNQGITFTVYGVDEGIERIFPFDLIPRIIPSDEWQRIERGLIQRITALNEFLADIYSNQKILRDKVVPAELVLGSKHFIREFIGVKPPLGVYIHVTGSDIIRDAQGRYMVLEDNLRTPSGVSYMLQNRQALKRAFPVLFDRYKVRPIDNYPQELLRTLQEISPTSRPEPNVVVLTPGIYNSAYFEHSFLARQMGVELTEGRDLVINNNKVYTRTTKGLQRVDVIYRRVDDDFLDPLVFRPDSKLGVAGLINAYRKGNVALANAIGTGVADDKVIYSFVPKMIRYYLNEDPILDNVDTWLANNPRDLKYILENLDKLVVKSANESGGYGMLVGPESTLEERERFAEKIVADPRNYIAQPTISLSRHPSFFNDCELAGCHIDLRPYVLYGKTPTIVPGGLTRVALKRGSLVVNSSQGGGSKDTWVIDE from the coding sequence ATGATCAGCCTGTTTGAACGTTATGAAGCCTGTCCTGACAGGTTTTTCGATGAGGTTCTCTTACCGGAAGGAAAACCGCGGGAACATTACGACAAGATGATTCACCGCTTCGGTCAGTTTTCTACCGAAGACATCAGAACCCGCCGGCAGGTTGTCAATGTCTTTTTTCGCAATCAGGGAATCACCTTTACGGTTTATGGCGTCGATGAGGGTATCGAAAGAATCTTTCCATTCGATCTCATTCCAAGAATCATTCCTTCTGATGAATGGCAGCGTATCGAGCGAGGACTCATTCAGCGGATCACAGCACTCAACGAGTTCCTGGCAGACATCTATTCGAATCAGAAAATCCTGAGAGACAAGGTCGTTCCGGCAGAACTGGTGTTGGGAAGCAAACATTTCATAAGGGAGTTTATCGGGGTCAAACCTCCGCTTGGCGTCTATATACATGTTACGGGAAGCGACATCATCCGTGACGCGCAGGGCAGATATATGGTGCTGGAGGACAATCTGCGAACACCAAGCGGCGTCTCCTATATGCTGCAGAACCGTCAGGCCCTGAAGCGGGCATTTCCGGTACTCTTCGATCGATACAAGGTAAGACCCATCGACAACTACCCGCAGGAGCTGCTGCGCACCCTGCAGGAAATCAGCCCGACGTCGAGACCTGAGCCCAACGTCGTTGTACTTACACCGGGCATTTACAACTCCGCCTATTTCGAGCACAGTTTTCTTGCCCGGCAGATGGGCGTCGAACTTACCGAAGGTCGGGATCTCGTGATCAACAACAACAAGGTTTACACCCGCACCACAAAGGGACTGCAGCGTGTGGACGTCATCTACCGCCGAGTTGACGACGATTTTCTCGATCCGCTGGTCTTCCGACCCGACTCGAAGCTCGGAGTGGCCGGCCTCATCAACGCCTACCGCAAAGGAAACGTGGCGCTGGCCAACGCCATCGGAACCGGAGTGGCTGACGACAAGGTTATCTACAGTTTCGTACCGAAAATGATCCGGTACTATCTCAACGAAGATCCGATTCTTGATAATGTCGACACCTGGCTCGCCAACAATCCCAGGGATCTTAAATATATTCTCGAAAACCTCGACAAGCTTGTAGTCAAGTCCGCAAACGAATCAGGGGGATATGGCATGCTTGTCGGGCCGGAATCGACTCTGGAAGAACGCGAACGGTTCGCCGAAAAAATTGTCGCCGATCCACGAAACTATATTGCACAGCCGACCATATCGCTTTCAAGACACCCAAGCTTTTTCAACGATTGCGAACTCGCCGGCTGTCACATCGATCTCAGGCCTTACGTGCTGTATGGCAAAACACCGACCATCGTACCCGGCGGTTTAACCAGGGTTGCGCTCAAGCGGGGCTCTCTTGTCGTCAACTCATCTCAGGGAGGAGGAAGCAAGGATACCTGGGTAATCGATGAATAA